In a genomic window of Drosophila takahashii strain IR98-3 E-12201 chromosome 3L, DtakHiC1v2, whole genome shotgun sequence:
- the Sap130 gene encoding pneumococcal serine-rich repeat protein isoform X2 — MSASSEGGAGGGPVGGGSTATAPSATGSLSASASASASASASASLVSHSHPPLQLRGVINKYSLPSHLPSSAAHPSVAAKITHVKSDNSGGISISGTPILSGGTIKVAAANPNPTPIALNAGQGTTAASIRAIGAGGQSTQVRVVMPMIKQLESVTATGRTQITAIPAAPARSGANASITVTRPVTQATYLPRASVTATQMGGVGVSQRLVTPLRATSSATVTPTAPTVLSSTGGFVRGATAAVSRSGVALSSQPPSAVISSSNSATWMQSPTGQVQLIRAIHQPRQRIITTSAGLPNASVVTTTPVQAPTALTVSAGQPLTPQQAGGPGGGPQAYVATVLPQRQHQATLVYSSNVSTPNVSQNPGQQFNPRFAVATPTGGVTTTTPGGTTVTPRHVRPIPLGKSFPAAKLNTTSISIRAPSIPQLNTSVTASPTAVSVSGGATVAPGRGPGAGGTGLTATNLPTTRIIQLQQPATGTAQQIIGSGARLAGNVMLQPFLMSTTAAAKMGIRPPVTMTAKVQPSLTITQLNPIGKLSTAGGATGPTMTPQGVASIQAVPVPNVSASVVNPSSVTGATSAAGGATVLPLTISGRGAGVGPGGNILTGTLTPIKNASGITLGKMMMTPATSAPGADGSGTSGATVTGFQRTWNPVVASQSQLMKIDDKGSAATIYYESMPASASTGVLSLTTTTVTQSTQAQAQLVSSAGGSSLSVSSLPFASHAGATGAAAGSQATFTVLPSGAGGTATRTIGHQQLIIPAGPNSAPPQHMVIPLHTSVKVTTGAGNPQQAAGFMRKRDADGSPIRAAKNLGPTLLSMASNTSGSNMPPAPGTTFNIQPVSVAVPPAVSSALTVEALAKKERERVAHGVASSVASVPTTVGTVSSTRNSRADSPASSDGSTTVSANSSPGVDQQLQDRIGDTPATGGSSGRDNSTHFNPINELYSSHQSMQQNLGHSSLGSRSGSSAFVDVQAPTPQQQQPQQQAPHLVGSTQAGTRMNGTGNSSSSSYDCSARKKARRSTNDSQHSTQSQASLSLPPPSAEPTPPAGASYMQKHNNGGLLVTAATPGVAPSSAPGDANHRNSTPAVTGNKENANPVDFVIRRPRNCALLNTYKPTHKLANNHFHRYTDVKPREERRATVIDLANQPNVQGKINGWKIYHLRSQMEDLNESEVVSLGRLETMLQELEKDKEKNSDLERVTELLKGNIQRSKIITDGINEAQNQLMKIFEHKPHVSDIITRCASKRNFKKREKI, encoded by the exons ATGAGTGCGTCGAGTGAAGGCGGCGCGGGAGGCGGGCCGGTGGGCGGTGGAAGTACAGCTACAGCGCCATCAG CCACTGGATCGTTATCCGCATCGGCATCCGCCTCAGCATCCGCATCTGCATCCGCATCCCTGGTATCGCACTCACATCCGCCCCTGCAGCTGCGCGGCGTCATAAACAAGTACTCATTGCCATCCCATTTGCCATCCTCTGCAGCGCATCCGTCGGTGGCCGCCAAGATTACCCATGTGAAGTCGGATAACAGCGGTGGGATATCCATTTCGGGCACTCCGATCCTCAGCGGTGGGACAATCAAAGTGGCGGCggccaatcccaatcccacaCCGATTGCTCTGAATGCAGGACAAGGCACAACGGCGGCTTCCATAAGGGCAATTGGAGCCGGTGGCCAGTCGACGCAGGTCCGTGTGGTGATGCCCATGATAAAGCAGCTGGAAAGTGTCACGGCCACGGGAAGAACACAAATTACGGCCATACCAGCTGCTCCGGCGAGGAGTGGAGCAAATGCCTCCATCACGGTCACCAGGCCGGTGACCCAGGCTACCTATCTACCTCGCGCCAGTGTAACAGCCACGCAGATGGGTGGCGTTGGAGTGAGTCAGCGTCTGGTGACTCCATTGAGAGCCACATCCTCGGCCACGGTGACGCCCACGGCGCCCACGGTCCTGAGTTCAACGGGAGGATTTGTGCGCGGAGCAACGGCAGCGGTGAGCCGGAGTGGAGTGGCGCTGTCTTCGCAACCCCCGTCGGCGGTGATCTCGTCCAGCAATAGTGCCACCTGGATGCAGAGTCCCACGGGACAGGTGCAGCTGATCAGGGCCATTCATCAGCCGCGTCAGAGGATTATCACCACATCGGCGGGGCTTCCTAACGCCAGTGTGGTCACCACCACTCCAGTTCAGGCGCCaacag CTCTAACCGTTTCTGCCGGCCAACCGTTGACGCCGCAACAGGCAGGAGGTCCTGGCGGAGGTCCTCAGGCGTATGTGGCCACTGTTTTGCCACAGAGACAGCACCAGGCTACGCTGGTTTACTCCTCCAATGTGTCTACGCCCAATGTGAGCCAGAATCCGGGGCAGCAGTTCAATCCTCGCTTCGCcgtggccacgcccacaggtGGAGTGACGACCACGACTCCCGGCGGAACGACAGTAACGCCTCGACATGTGCGACCCATTCCGCTGGGCAAGAGTTTTCCCGCCGCCAAGCTGAACACCACGAGCATCAGCATCAGGGCGCCCAGCATCCCGCAGCTGAATACCAGCGTTACGGCCTCGCCAACGGCCGTTAGTGTTTCGGGTGGAGCAACTGTGGCACCCGGAAGGGGTCCCGGTGCCGGAGGAACTGGGCTGACCGCCACCAATTTGCCCACCACTCGGATCATCCAGCTGCAGCAGCCGGCGACGGGAACCGCGCAGCAGATCATCGGATCCGGCGCTCGATTGGCCGGCAATGTGATGCTGCAACCCTTCTTGATGTCAACCACCGCGGCGGCCAAGATGG GCATTCGACCACCGGTCACCATGACCGCCAAAGTGCAGCCGTCGCTAACGATCACACAGCTCAATCCGATTGGCAAGCTGTCCACTGCCGGCGGAGCCACTGGGCCCACGATGACGCCGCAGGGAGTGGCCAGCATCCAGGCGGTGCCTGTGCCGAATGTCTCGGCCAGCGTGGTCAATCCCAGTTCGGTGACGGGGGCCACTTCGGCGGCTGGAGGAGCCACTGTCCTCCCTCTGACCATCAGCGGCAGGGGAGCAGGCGTGGGACCAGGTGGTAATATACTCACTGGCACACTGACGCCCATCAAGAACGCCAGTGGGATTACGCTCGGCAAAATGATGATGACTCCGGCCACATCTGCGCCAGGAGCAGATGGATCCGGCACTAGCGGGGCCACAGTGACTGGCTTTCAACGCACCTGGAATCCAGTGGTGGCTTCACAGAGCCAATTAATGAAG ATCGATGACAAGGGAAGTGCTGCTACGATCTACTACGAATCCATGCCAGCCTCCGCCTCCACGGGCGTTCTATCGTTGACCACCACAACGGTGACGCAGAGCACCCAGGCGCAGGCGCAATTAGTCAGTAGCGCCGGCGGCAGCAGCCTCTCGGTGTCCTCGCTGCCCTTCGCCAGTCATGCGGGAGCCACGGGAGCTGCAGCTGGATCGCAGGCCACATTCACTGTTCTGCCATCGGGAGCTGGTGGGACGGCCACGCGAACCATTGGCCATCAGCAGCTGATAATACCAGCTGGTCCGAACAGTGCGCCGCCGCAGCACATGGTTATTCCGCTGCACACGTCCGTAAAAGTTACCACGGGGGCAGGGAATCCTCAACAGGCTGCAGGCTTCATGCGCAAGCGGGATGCAGACGGTTCTCCCATTCGAGCGGCCAAAAATCTGGGTCCAACCCTCCTCTCAATGGCCAGCAATACCAGTGGATCAAATATGCCGCCCGCTCCGGGCACCACTTTCAATATTCAGCCCGTTTCCGTGGCGGTGCCGCCAGCAGTTAGCTCCGCACTGACCGTGGAAGCGCTGGCCAAGAAGGAACGCGAGCGGGTGGCCCATGGAGTGGCGAGTAGCGTGGCCAGTGTGCCAACCACTGTGGGCACCGTTTCCTCAACGAGAAATTCGCGGGCCGACTCCCCCGCTTCTTCGGATGGATCGACTACAGTGTCTGCTAATTCGTCGCCAGGCGTAGATCAGCAATTGCAGGACAGGATTGGCGATACGCCAGCCACTGGAGGCTCAAGTGGACGCGACAATTCCACGCACTTTAATCCTATTAACGAG TTGTACTCTTCGCACCAATCGATGCAGCAGAACCTGGGCCACTCTTCACTTGGTTCGCGAAGCGGGAGCAGTGCTTTTGTGGACGTGCAAGCACCgacgccgcagcagcagcaacctcaGCAGCAGGCACCGCATTTGGTGGGATCCACGCAGGCGGGCACGCGGATGAATGGCACTGGCAATAGCTCCAGTTCCAGCTACGACTGCTCCGCCAGGAAGAAAGCGCGACGATCAAC CAACGACAGTCAGCACTCCACTCAAAGTCAGGCGTCTTTGTCGCTGCCTCCGCCGAGTGCAGAACCCACGCCGCCGGCTGGAGCATCCTACATGCAGAAGCACAACAATGGAGGTCTACTGGTCACTGCGGCGACACCGGGAGTTGCGCCTAGTAGTGCGCCAGGTGATGCCAATCATCGCAATAGCACACCCGCTGTGACGGGCAACAAGGAGAACGCCAATCCGGTGGACTTTGTCATCCGTCGTCCACGCAATTGTGCGCTGCTTAAT ACTTATAAACCCACGCACAAGTTGGCCAACAACCATTTTCATCGGTACACCGATGTAAAGCCAAGGGAAGAGCGACGAGCCACGGTTATTGATCTAGCCAATCAGCCAAATGTCCAAGGGAAAATAAATGGATGGAAAATCTATCATCTACGCTCGCAAATGGAGGATTTG AATGAATCCGAGGTGGTCAGCCTGGGAAGACTGGAGACCATGCTGCAGGAACTGGAGAAGGACAAGGAGAAGAACAGCGATTTGGAGCGCGTCACTGAGCTGCTAAAG GGCAACATCCAGCGCAGCAAGATCATCACCGATGGCATCAACGAGGCGCAGAATCAGTTGATGAAGATATTCGAGCACAAGCCGCACGTTTCGGACATCATCACCCGATGTGCTTCTAAGCGAAACTTTAAGAAGCGCGAAAAGATCTAA